One Vicugna pacos chromosome 33, VicPac4, whole genome shotgun sequence genomic region harbors:
- the LOC102528613 gene encoding elongation factor 1-gamma-like, whose amino-acid sequence MAAGTLYTYPENWRAFKALIAAQYSGAQVRVLSAPPHFHFGQTNRTPEFLRKFPAGKVPAFEGDDGFCVFESNAIAYYVSNEELRGSTPEAAAQAVQWVSFADSDIVPPASTWVFPTLGIMHYNKQATENAKEEVRRILGLLDAHLKTRTFLVGERVTLADITVVCTLLWLYKQVLEPSFRQAFPNTNRWFLTCINQPQFRAVLGEVKLCEKMAQSDAKKFAESQPKKDTPWKEKGSRQEKQKPQAERKEEKKAAAPAPEEEMDECEQALAAEPKAKDPFAHLPKSTFVLDEFKRKYSNEDTLSVVLPYFWEHFDKDGWSLWYSEYRFPEELTQTFMSCNLITGMFQRLDKLRKNAFASVILFGTNNSSSISGVWVFRGQELAFPLSPDWQVDYESYTWRKLDPGSEETQTLVREYFSWEGAFQHVGKAFNQGKIFK is encoded by the coding sequence ATGGCGGCTGGGACCCTGTACACATATCCTGAAAACTGGAGGGCTTTCAAGGCCCTCATTGCCGCTCAGTACAGCGGGGCTCAGGTCCGCGTGCTCTCCGCACCACCCCACTTCCATTTTGGCCAAACGAACCGCACCCCCGAATTTCTCCGTAAATTTCCTGCGGGCAAGGTTCCAGCATTTGAGGGTGATGATGGATTCTGTGTGTTTGAGAGCAATGCCATTGCCTACTATGTGAGCAATGAGGAGCTGCGGGGAAGTACTCCAGAGGCAGCAGCCCAGGCGGTGCAGTGGGTGAGCTTTGCTGATAGCGACATAGTGCCCCCAGCCAGTACCTGGGTGTTCCCCACCTTGGGCATCATGCACTACAACAAGCAGGCCACAGAGAATGCGAAGGAGGAGGTGAGGCGGATTCTGGGGCTGCTGGATGCTCACTTGAAGACGAGGACTTTTCTTGTGGGTGAACGTGTGACGCTGGCCGACATCACAGTTGTCTGCACCCTCTTGTGGCTCTATAAACAGGTCCTGGAGCCTTCTTTCCGCCAGGCCTTCCCCAACACCAACCGCTGGTTTTTAACCTGCATTAACCAGCCCCAGTTCCGGGCTGTCTTGGGGGAGGTGAAACTCTGTGAGAAGATGGCTCAATCTGATGCTAAAAAGTTTGCAGAGAGCCAGCCTAAAAAGGACACCCCATGGAAAGAGAAGGGTTCTCGACAAGAGAAGCAGAAGCCCCAGGCCGAgcggaaagaagagaaaaaggcagCTGCCCCCGCTCCTGAGGAGGAGATGGATGAATGTGAGCAGGCACTGGCTGCTGAGCCAAAGGCCAAGGATCCCTTTGCTCACCTGCCAAAGAGtacctttgtgttggatgaattTAAGCGCAAGTACTCCAACGAGGACACGCTCTCTGTGGTGCTGCCGTACTTTTGGGAGCACTTCGATAAGGATGGCTGGTCCCTGTGGTACTCCGAGTACCGCTTCCCTGAAGAGCTCACTCAGACCTTCATGAGCTGCAACCTCATCACTGGAATGTTCCAGCGATTGGACAAGCTGAGGAAGAATGCCTTTGCCAGTGTCATTCTCTTTGGAACCAACAATAGCAGCTCCATTTCTGGGGTCTGGGTCTTCCGAGGCCAGGAGCTTGCTTTTCCGCTGAGTCCAGATTGGCAGGTGGACTACGAGTCGTACACATGGCGGAAACTGGATCCTGGAAGCGAGGAAACCCAGACGCTGGTTCGAGAATACTTTTCCTGGGAGGGGGCCTTCCAGCATGTGGGCAAAGCCTTCAATCAGGGCAAGATCTTCAAGTGA